Proteins from a genomic interval of Triplophysa dalaica isolate WHDGS20190420 chromosome 21, ASM1584641v1, whole genome shotgun sequence:
- the il10 gene encoding interleukin-10, with the protein MNFSGVIFSAVVLILLSDNATCKRDCKSECCSFVEGFPSRLKELRSSYKQIFKLYESNDDLEALLDNNMQKNINGPHGCHVVNDILHFYLETVLPTAMKDNNAGIKSPINSIGNIFKSLQRDMVKCRIYLSCHKVFDITSIKDSYEKMEDKGNNKAMGELDLLFKYIEQYVASKRGRH; encoded by the exons ATGAATTTCTCTGGAGTCATCTTTTCTGCTGTGGTGCTGATTCTGCTTTCTGACAATGCTACATGCAAAAGAGACTGCAAGTCTGAATGCTGCTCGTTTGTGGAGGGCTTTCCCTCGAGACTGAAGGAGCTCCGCTCgtcatataaacaaatattcaaGTTATAC GAATCCAATGACGACCTCGAAGCCTTATTAGACAACAATATGCAGAAGAACATCAAT GGTCCTCACGGATGTCATGTCGTGAACGATATTTTGCACTTCTACTTGGAAACAGTCCTGCCGACAGCCATGAAGGACAACAACGCGGGCATCAAATCGCCCATCAACTCCATTGGAAATATATTCAAGAGTCTCCAGAGGGACATGGTGAAATGC aggaTTTACCTTTCTTGCCATAAGGTCTTTGATATCACCAGCATAAAAGACTCATATGAAAAG atGGAGGACAAGGGCAATAACAAAGCAATGGGAGAGCTTGATTTGCTGTTTAAGTACATTGAACAATATGTAGCATCAAAGAGAGGCAGACACTAG
- the il19l gene encoding interleukin 19 like, with translation MKLTLILSSWVVCTLLGCLGGTAQARKLHLGNCVVNIHTHELRHHFQHIRQAMISGDDHKNIRLLRKDMMHSLQVTETCCFLKQLLHFYMDKVFISFKSGHSLHRRTTSVLANSFLGISKDLRACHAQTHCECTEGVRLKLAGIQAMYEKLDQAEAAPKAIGELDSLFEWIDTLHNH, from the exons ATGAAGCTCACCCTCATCTTATCTAGTTGGGTTGTCTGCACGCTGCTGGGGTGTCTAGGGGGTACAGCTCAGGCTCGAAAACTTCATCTGGGCAACTGTGTAGTTAACATTCATACTCACGAGCTCAGGCATCATTTCCAGCACATACGTCAAGCCATG ATATCAGGAGACGATCACAAGAACATCAGATTACTTAGAAAAGACATGATGCACAGTTTACAG GTCACAGAAACGTGTTGTTTCCTCAAGCAGCTTCTTCACTTTTATATGGACAAAGTCTTTATTAGCTTCAAAAGTGGCCATTCCCTACACCGCAGAACCACCAGCGTCCTTGCCAACTCCTTCCTTGGCATCTCCAAGGACCTGCGAGCATGC CATGCTCAGACACACTGTGAATGCACTGAAGGAGTCCGATTAAAACTTGCCGGCATTCAAGCCATGTATGAAAAG CTTGACCAAGCAGAAGCAGCACCGAAGGCTATCGGAGAACTGGATTCACTGTTTGAATGGATAGATACTTTACATAACCattaa